Proteins from a single region of Flavobacterium sp. YJ01:
- a CDS encoding DUF6814 family protein, protein MNGIKQVLGALWIALAAAAAYFCVFEFGLPKLLSDQQDDLVFGAIILFILTPLITMGLGTFGYYSLIGEYSDKKK, encoded by the coding sequence ATGAATGGGATCAAACAAGTTTTAGGGGCGTTATGGATTGCTTTGGCGGCGGCAGCTGCTTATTTCTGTGTGTTTGAATTTGGTTTGCCAAAACTTCTTTCAGATCAGCAAGATGATTTAGTATTTGGAGCCATTATTCTTTTTATTCTAACTCCTCTAATCACTATGGGACTAGGAACATTTGGGTATTATTCTCTAATTGGAGAATACAGCGATAAAAAGAAATAA
- a CDS encoding alpha-amylase family glycosyl hydrolase → MKRILLLTFLLLSLIASAQVQTVTYSINPATFEDTTPITITINGSSVNETSWGISTTHALYLWSWSYDVNDTNQADSPSNGSWTASNEAAKFTYNAATDTYTKTITPSVYFNRNGIGRIGFLVKTKDGTGDKKSQDIVVEVGSFQASLTSPAENSTSIIASGASLNITATNTNGAASYTLKANGTTINTNASTSSYNYNHLNITGNQSYELTVTQGTTSIVKKFSVVVNPNTVSQAMPAGLVDGINYNATDATKATLVLDAPLKDFVYVAGSFNNWQPTSAYAMKKDPTSGKFWLELTGLVSGANNTYQYWVVDTTPLANSPSMVKTADPYSTLVLSPYDDAGIPSSKYPNMPAYPTGQNFEVTVLKTGQTPYNWQVTNFVKPEKEKLVVYELLVRDFDASKSYQSLIDRIDYFKNLKINAIELMPVMEFEGNESWGYNTSFHMALDKFYGTSDKLKEFIDLCHQNGIAVILDVALNHAFGRNPMVRMWMNDPDGDGFGSPTVENPYFNTVAKHSYNVGEDFNHQSLKTQYYVERVVKQWIQEYKIDGFRWDLTKGFTQNCTASDNSCTDSYQQDRVDVLKKYADYSWSLDPTHYTIFEHLGTDAEEKEWANYKVSETPSKGIMMWGKMTNQYNQLSMGYASDSNISRMLSSNRGFTANRLMGYAESHDEERLMYKNVQYGAVNGTYNVKTLNTALSRMSAIGAVSLLVPGPKMIWHLGELGWESSIFTCNDNTVNTDSDAIGGDCKLDTKPQPQWVNNWLGNSNRNKIYNDWAKMITLKTAEPVFLGTATMTNANSLNVNIKITNAALTSTQLKDVVILANFDTSAQNIATGFPYSGTWYNLMDNTTINVTDVNAPINLPPGEYRIYGNKTANLAIGEFEKGSSVNLYPNPVSDYFTLNTAFTKVQIYSVSGQLVKSFVSNGNADFQFSVSELQTGIYIVKASDENNKTQVMKFIKR, encoded by the coding sequence ATGAAAAGAATTTTACTATTAACATTTTTATTGTTGTCGTTGATTGCTTCTGCCCAAGTGCAGACAGTCACCTACTCCATAAATCCGGCAACATTTGAAGACACTACACCAATAACGATTACAATAAATGGGAGCAGTGTTAATGAAACTTCATGGGGAATTAGTACAACTCATGCATTATATCTTTGGTCATGGTCTTATGATGTAAACGATACAAATCAGGCAGATAGTCCTTCAAACGGATCTTGGACTGCATCAAACGAAGCAGCGAAATTTACGTATAATGCAGCAACAGATACCTATACCAAAACTATTACACCATCTGTTTATTTTAATAGAAATGGAATAGGAAGAATTGGTTTTCTAGTTAAAACTAAAGACGGAACTGGCGATAAAAAATCACAGGATATTGTTGTCGAAGTTGGTTCTTTCCAAGCTTCATTAACTTCGCCAGCAGAAAATAGCACTTCTATTATTGCTTCGGGTGCTAGTTTAAATATTACAGCAACCAATACAAATGGTGCGGCTAGTTATACTTTAAAGGCAAACGGAACAACAATTAACACCAATGCAAGCACTTCGAGTTACAACTATAATCATTTAAATATCACTGGAAATCAAAGTTATGAATTAACTGTAACTCAAGGAACAACTTCAATCGTGAAGAAATTTTCAGTTGTGGTAAATCCGAATACGGTTTCTCAAGCTATGCCTGCTGGTTTAGTAGACGGAATTAACTATAACGCGACAGATGCTACAAAAGCGACTTTGGTTTTAGATGCTCCGCTAAAAGATTTTGTTTACGTTGCAGGAAGTTTCAATAATTGGCAGCCAACATCGGCTTATGCCATGAAAAAAGATCCAACTTCAGGTAAATTCTGGTTAGAACTTACAGGTTTAGTTTCTGGCGCAAATAATACGTATCAATATTGGGTGGTAGATACTACACCGCTTGCAAATTCGCCTTCAATGGTAAAAACAGCAGATCCTTATTCTACTTTGGTTTTATCGCCTTATGATGATGCTGGAATTCCTAGTTCAAAATATCCAAATATGCCAGCTTATCCAACTGGACAAAATTTTGAAGTTACGGTTTTAAAAACAGGACAAACACCATATAATTGGCAGGTAACAAATTTTGTTAAACCTGAAAAAGAAAAGTTAGTTGTTTATGAGCTTTTGGTTCGCGATTTTGATGCTTCAAAAAGCTATCAAAGTTTGATTGACAGAATTGATTATTTTAAAAATCTTAAAATTAATGCGATTGAATTAATGCCGGTTATGGAATTTGAAGGCAATGAAAGCTGGGGTTATAATACTTCGTTTCATATGGCTTTAGATAAATTTTATGGAACTTCAGATAAATTAAAAGAGTTTATTGATTTATGCCATCAAAATGGAATTGCAGTTATTTTGGATGTTGCTTTAAATCATGCTTTTGGAAGAAATCCAATGGTAAGAATGTGGATGAATGATCCCGATGGAGACGGATTTGGATCGCCAACAGTAGAGAATCCATATTTTAATACAGTTGCAAAACACAGTTATAATGTAGGAGAAGATTTTAATCATCAGTCCTTAAAGACACAATATTATGTAGAACGTGTTGTTAAACAATGGATTCAGGAATATAAAATTGATGGTTTCCGCTGGGATTTAACTAAAGGATTTACACAAAATTGTACAGCGTCTGATAATTCATGTACAGATTCCTATCAGCAAGATAGAGTTGATGTTCTGAAAAAATATGCAGATTATTCGTGGAGTTTAGATCCAACACATTATACCATTTTTGAACATTTAGGAACGGATGCCGAAGAAAAAGAATGGGCGAATTACAAAGTTTCTGAAACGCCAAGCAAAGGAATTATGATGTGGGGTAAAATGACAAATCAGTACAATCAATTATCTATGGGATATGCTAGTGATAGTAATATTTCTAGAATGTTAAGTTCAAATCGCGGCTTTACAGCAAATCGTTTAATGGGATATGCCGAAAGTCATGACGAAGAGCGTTTGATGTACAAAAATGTGCAATACGGAGCTGTAAACGGAACTTATAATGTAAAAACATTAAATACAGCTTTGTCAAGAATGTCTGCAATTGGAGCAGTTTCTTTGCTGGTTCCAGGGCCAAAAATGATTTGGCATTTAGGAGAATTGGGCTGGGAAAGTTCGATTTTTACCTGTAATGACAATACAGTGAATACAGATTCAGATGCTATTGGAGGAGATTGTAAATTAGATACTAAACCGCAACCTCAATGGGTAAATAATTGGTTAGGAAATTCAAATCGTAATAAGATTTACAACGATTGGGCAAAAATGATTACGCTAAAAACTGCAGAGCCTGTATTTTTAGGAACTGCTACAATGACAAATGCGAATTCTTTAAATGTAAATATTAAAATAACAAACGCGGCTTTAACTTCCACGCAATTAAAAGATGTCGTAATTCTTGCCAATTTTGATACTTCAGCACAAAATATAGCAACAGGTTTTCCATATTCAGGAACTTGGTATAATTTAATGGATAATACAACTATAAATGTTACAGATGTAAATGCTCCTATAAATCTGCCACCTGGCGAATACAGGATTTATGGAAATAAAACCGCAAATCTTGCTATAGGGGAATTTGAAAAAGGAAGTTCAGTCAATTTATATCCAAATCCGGTTTCAGATTATTTTACATTAAATACAGCTTTTACAAAAGTTCAGATTTATTCTGTTTCTGGACAATTAGTTAAAAGCTTTGTTTCTAATGGAAATGCTGATTTTCAATTTAGCGTAAGCGAATTACAAACAGGAATATATATAGTAAAAGCTTCTGATGAAAATAATAAAACTCAGGTAATGAAGTTTATAAAAAGATAA